From Onychostoma macrolepis isolate SWU-2019 chromosome 05, ASM1243209v1, whole genome shotgun sequence, one genomic window encodes:
- the taf1 gene encoding transcription initiation factor TFIID subunit 1 isoform X3, with amino-acid sequence MSDSDSDEDQDRPFHLTGFLFGNINENGQLEDDSVLDMESKKHLAGLGSLGLGSLITEITASEEDTAEQEQDQSNTDAEGWVRSTEDAVDYSDISEVAEDETRKYRQAMGNLQPSRRTDEEEDYDADCEDVDAKLMPPPPPPSQPTPAKKEDTATQNSSATDEGDGIILPSIIAPSSVGDKVDFSSSSDSESESDRPSQGSGTGGQAGCLTLPLAGIMQKDAAKALPGVTELFPVFRPGRVLRFLRLFGPGKNMPSVWRSARRKRKRKQREPQSDMATGDNESQPPEPGAKKKSGWDYEYAPPPPPEQCLSDDEITMMAPVESKFLQVSGEGDKVSEVRPKVAEWRYGPAQLWYDMLGVPEDGSGFHYGFKLRDDQKQDTTDTEAKTANPPAAEPVSEQESPQETHAEEDEVSPMQDELFLMVTQLQWEEDIIWNGEEVKHKGTKTQRASLAGWLPTSMTRNANAYNAQQGLSRSNSLLVPPTPPPLAKTPSISGSKRDKHNHDHQAAHEDDTPWFSIFPIDSEELVYGRWEDNIIWDDQSVDCLPSPPILTLDPNDENIILEIPDEKEERASHSPSKENKKETALKKSRILLGKTGVIKDEPQQNMSQPEIKDPWNLSNDEYYYPKQQGLRGSFGGNIIQHSIPAVELRQPFFPTHMGPMKLRQFHRPSLKKYSFGALSQPGPHPAQPLLKHIKKKAKMREQERQASGGGDMFFMRTAQDLTGKDGDLILAEYSEEYAPLLMQVGMATKIKNYYKRKPGKDPGAPDCKYGETVYCHTSPFLGSLHPGQLLQAFENNLFRTPIYLHKMPETDFLIIRTRQGYFIRELVDIFVVGQECPLYEVPGPNSKRANTHIRDFLQVFIYRLFWKSKDRPRRIRMEDIKKAFPSHSESSIRKRLKLCADFKRTDRRIDRCRKYFSWYWEGMDSNWWVLKPDFRLPTEEEIRAMVSPEQCCAYYSMLVAEQRLKDAGYGEKSFFAPEEENEEEFQMKIDDEVRTAPWNTTRAFIAAMKGKCLLEVTGVADPTGCGEGFSYVKIPNKPTQQKDDREPQPVKKTVTGTDADLRRLSLKNAKQLLRKFGVPEEEIKKLSRWEVIDVVRTMSTEQARSGEGPMSKFARGSRFSVAEHQERYKEECQRIFDLQNKVLESTEVLSTDTDSSSAEDSDFEEMGKNIENMLQNKKTSSQLSREKEEQERKELQRMLMGEDNDRERGRKERRKGSSALSTSSHKDDDASSVTSLNSSATGRRLKIYRTFCDEDGKEYVRCETVRKPSVIDAYLRIRTTKDDEFIRKFALFDEQHREEMRKERRRIQEQLRRLKRNQEKDKFKGPPEKKAKKAKERPDLKLKCGACGAIGHMRTNKFCPLYYQTNAPPSNPVAMTEEQEEELEKTVIHNDNEELIKVEGTKIVLGKQLIESADEVRRKSLVLKFPKQQLPPKKKRRVGTTVHCDYLNVRRPHKSIHRRRTDPMVTLSSVLESIINDMRDLPNTYPFHTPVNGKVVKDYYKIITRPMDLQTLRENVRKRMYPSREEFRESVELIYKNSATYNGAKHPLTLVSQAMLNLCDEKIKEKEERLVRLEKAINPLLDDDDQVAFSFILDNIVTQKMMAVPDSWPFHHPVNKKFVPDYYKVIINPMDLDTLRKNISKHKYQNREVFLSDVGLIHTNSVKYNGPDSPYTRTALEIVNVCKQTLAEYDEHLTQLEKDISTAKEAALDAADLESLDPLTPGPYTPQPDVCENSVSVSLQGDSSLLAEATLIPPTPEKRGGQGRHGRGRMGEDESDVDIEGFEEDDDGKPKTPAPAEEGDLDDEDEEDDEDDLLMRPQRRMHRDEEEEEDDEISSRPAQASVLYQDLLMSDAEDDASEEEGDNPFSSIQLSESGSDSDAELGHQESTRIGLEQEESMMSYEGEGPDGVTHMDDSNVSYGSYDDGDSQMHRHVSSPRTGERDGEEVYGISEEEEEEEDERRRGPSVLTQAQLSDDDEDSEEFRSVGGDSDMDSDN; translated from the exons ATGTCAGACTCAGACAGTGATGAGGACCAGGACCGGCCCTTCCACCTAACAGGGTTTCTCTTTGGAAACATAAATGAGAATGGACAGCTGGAAGATGACAGTGTTCTGGATATG GAGTCAAAGAAGCACTTAGCTGGTCTGGGCTCTCTGGGTTTGGGTTCACTTATTACAGAGATCACAGCCAGTGAGGAGGACACGGCTGAGCAAGAGCAAGACCAGAGCAACACTGACGCAGAGG gATGGGTAAGGAGCACAGAAGATGCAGTTGATTACTCTGATATCAGTGAAGTTGCAGAAGATGAAACCCGCAAATACAGACAGGCCATGGGCAACCTGCAGCCATCACGGAGAACAG ATGAAGAGGAAGATTACGATGCTGATTGTGAAGATGTTGATGCCAAACTCATGCCGCCTCCCCCTCCCCCTAGTCAGCCAACCCCTGCCAAGAAAGAAGACACGGCCACTCAGAACAGCAGTG cGACAGATGAAGGTGATGGCATTATCCTACCTTCCATCATCGCTCCATCGTCGGTGGGTGATAAGGTTGATTTCAGCAGTTCATCAGACAGCGAGAGTGAGAGCGATCGGCCGTCTCAGGGTTCAGGGACAGGAGGACAGGCAGGGTGTCTTACCCTCCCTCTTGCGGGCATTATGCAGAAAGATGCTGCTAAAGCCCTGCCTGGAGTCACAGAGCTGTTCCCTGTGTTCAGACCTGGAAGG GTGCTGCGGTTCTTGCGGTTGTTTGGTCCTGGTAAGAACATGCCATCAGTATGGCGAAGTGCTCGCAGGAAACGGAAACGAAAGCAGAGAGAGCCACAATCAGACATGGCTACAGGTGACAACGAATCACAGCCACCTGAGCCAGGGGCTAAGAAAAAGTCAGGATGGGACTATGAGTATGCACCACCTCCACCACCGGAGCAGTGTTTGTCTGATGATGAG ATCACCATGATGGCTCCGGTGGAGTCTAAGTTCCTACAAGTGTCTGGTGAAGGTGATAAGGTGTCTGAAGTAAGGCCAAAGGTGGCTGAGTGGCGTTATGGTCCAGCACAGCTTTGGTATGACATGCTTGGCGTCCCAGAGGATGGCAGTGGCTTCCATTATGGGTTTAAACTCAGAGATGACCAAAAGCAAGACACTACAGATACAGAAGCTAAAACTGCAAACCCTCCAGCTGCTGAACCAGTCAGTGAGCAGGAATCACCCCAAGAAACACATGCTGAG GAGGATGAAGTGTCTCCGATGCAGGATGAGCTGTTTTTAATGGTGACGCAGCTGCAGTGGGAGGAAGATATTATCTGGAATGGAGAGGAGGTGAAGCACAAGGGCACCAAAACTCAGCGTGCCAGTCTGGCTGGGTGGCTGCCTACTAGCATGACCCGCAATGCCAATGCTTACAACGCTCAGCAGG GTCTAAGTCGCAGTAATTCTCTGTTGGTTCCCCCAACCCCACCACCTTTGGCCAAAACTCCATCAATATCAGGCTCTAAGAGGGACAAACATAATCATGATCATCAAG CCGCTCACGAGGATGATACCCCATGGTTCTCCATATTCCCGATTGATAGCGAGGAGCTTGTTTATGGTCGTTGGGAAGACAACATAATCTGGGATGACCAGAGCGTGGACTGCCTCCCTTCTCCTCCCATTCTTACCCTTGACCCCAATGACGAAAACATCATACTTG AGATTCCAGATGAAAAAGAGGAGAGAGCCTCTCATTCACCCtccaaagaaaacaagaaagagaCAGCACTGAAAAAAAGTCGCATTCTGTTGGGAAAGACTGGTGTCATCAAAGATGAACCTCAACAG AATATGTCCCAACCGGAGATTAAAGATCCTTGGAATCTGTCCAACGATGAGTACTACTACCCCAAACAGCAGGGGCTTAGGGGCAGCTTTGGAGGAAACATCATCCAG CACTCCATTCCTGCTGTTGAGTTGAGGCAGCCCTTCTTCCCCACTCATATGGGACCTATGAAACTACGGCAGTTCCATCGGCCTTCCCTTAAAAAGTACTCATTTGGAGCACTGTCCCAGCCTGGCCCACATCCAGCCCAGCCTCTCCTCAAACATATCAAGAAGAAGGCTAAG ATGCGAGAGCAGGAACGTCAGGCATCAGGTGGAGGGGACATGTTTTTTATGCGCACAGCTCAGGATCTGACGGGCAAAGACGGAGACCTGATTTTGGCTGAATATAGCGAGGAGTATGCTCCCCTTCTCATGCAAGTTGGCATGGCAACCAAAATCAAGAACTACTACAAAAGA AAACCAGGTAAAGATCCAGGAGCACCTGACTGTAAGTACGGAGAGACCGTTTACTGTCACACTTCACCATTCCTGGGATCATTGCACCCTGGACAACTACTGCAG GCCTTTGAAAATAACTTGTTCAGAACTCCTATCTACCTACATAAGATGCCTGAGACTGATTTCCTGATTATCCGGACAAGGCAGGGCTACTTTATCCGAGAGCTTGTGGACATATTTGTTGTGGGTCAGGAGTGCCCTCTTTATGAAGTGCCAGGACCCAACTCTAAACGAGCCAACACACACATTCGTGATTTCCTACAG gtGTTCATCTATCGGCTCTTTTGGAAGAGTAAAGATCGCCCTCGTCGCATACGTATGGAGGACATAAAGAAAGCTTTTCCTTCTCACTCCGAGAGCAGCATCCGCAAACGCCTCAAACTCTGTGCTGACTTTAAACGAACAG ACAGGAGAATTGACAGATGCAGGAAGTATTTTTCCTGGTACTGGGAAG GCATGGATTCTAACTGGTGGGTGCTAAAACCTGATTTTCGGCTTCCTACTGAAGAGGAGATCAGAGCGATGGTCTCTCCAGAGCAGTGTTGTGCGTACTACAGTATGCTGGTGGCAGAGCAGAGACTAAAG GATGCTGGTTATGGTGAGAAATCTTTTTTTGCACCCGAGGAAGAGAATGAGGAGGAATTCCAGATGAAGATTGATGATGAG GTACGCACTGCCCCGTGGAACACCACTCGGGCATTCATTGCTGCCATGAAGGGGAAGTGTCTCTTGGAGGTCACAGGGGTCGCTGACCCCACTGGCTGTGGAGAAGGATTCTCATACGTTAAAATTCCTAACAAACCCACTCAGCAGAAG gatgATCGAGAGCCCCAGCCAGTGAAAAAGACAGTGACAGGGACTGATGCGGATCTGAGACGTTTGTCGCTCAAAAATGCCAAACAGTTGCTCCGCAAGTTTGGAGTTCCTGAGGAAGAG ATAAAGAAACTTTCCCGTTGGGAGGTTATCGATGTCGTGAGGACCATGTCTACTGAACAAGCTCGTTCAGGGGAGGGGCCTATGAGTAAATTTGCTCGTGGGTCTCGATTCTCTGTAGCGGAACATCAGGAACGTTACAAAGAGGAGTGCCAGAGGATCTTTGACCTGCAGAACAA AGTATTGGAGTCCACAGAGGTATTATCGACGGACACTGACAGCAGTTCAGCAGAGGACAGTGATTTTGAGGAGATGGGCAAGAACATTGAGAACATGCTGCAGAATAAGAAGACCAGCTCTCAGCTGAGCAGAGAGAAAGAAGAGCAGGAGAGAAAAGAACTGCAGCGGATGCTGATGGGAGAGGACAATGATAGAGAAAGAGGCCGCAAAGAAAGACGCAAaggct CAAGTGCCCTTTCCACCAGCTCTCACAAAGATGATGACGCTTCCTCCGTCACTAGCCTGAACTCTTCAGCAACAGGGCGAAGGCTTAAAATTTATCGCACCTTCTGTGATGAGGACGGCAAAGAGTATGTGCGCTGTGAGACAGTACGCAAACCGTCTGTTATTGACGCTTACTTGCGTATACGTACCACTAAGGATGATGAGTTCAT TCGCAAGTTTGCACTATTCGATGAGCAGCACAGGGAGGAGATGAGAAAGGAACGGCGAAGAATTCAGGAGCAGCTGCGGCGCCTCAAACGAAACCAGGAGaaagacaaatttaaaggtCCACCTGAGAAAAAGGCAAAGAAAGCCAAAGAACGACCAGACCTGAAg CTGAAATGTGGAGCTTGTGGTGCTATTGGCCACATGAGGACCAATAAGTTTTGCCCGTTGTACTACCAAACCAATGCCCCGCCCTCTAATCCGGTGGCAATGACAGAAGAGCAGGAAGAGGAGCTCGAGAAGACTGTGATCCACAATGACAATGAAGAACTTATTAAAGTGGAAGGAACCAAGATTGTGCTTGGAAAGCAGCTCATTGAGAG TGCTGATGAAGTGCGGAGGAAATCTCTGGTTCTGAAGTTCCCCAAGCAGCAGCTTCCTCCTAAAAAGAAGAGACGTGTGGGGACAACCGTGCACTGTGACTACCTCAATGTAAGA CGTCCTCATAAGTCCATCCATCGTAGAAGGACAGACCCCATGGTCACACTCTCTTCAGTGCTGGAGAGCATCATTAATGACATGAGGGACCTTCCTAAT ACATACCCGTTTCACACTCCTGTGAATGGCAAAGTGGTTAAGGATTATTACAAGATCATCACACGGCCGATGGACCTGCAGACGTTGCGTGAAAATGTTCGCAAGCGCATGTACCCTTCACGAGAAGAGTTCAGAGAGAGTGTTGAACTCATCTACAAAAACAGCGCTACGTACAATG gtGCAAAGCATCCTTTAACCCTTGTCAGTCAAGCAATGTTGAATCTGTGTGATGAGAAAATCAAAGAG AAAGAAGAGCGTTTGGTTCGTTTGGAGAAAGCCATTAATCCCCTTCTGGATGATGATGATCAGGTCGCTTTCTCCTTCATCCTCGATAACATTGTCACACAGAAGATGATGGCCGTACCTGAC TCCTGGCCCTTCCATCATCCAGTAAATAAGAAATTTGTTCCTGATTATTATAAAGTCATCATCAACCCCATGGATCTGGACACCCTCCGTAAG aaCATCTCCAAGCACAAGTATCAGAACCGAGAGGTGTTTCTTTCTGATGTCGGCCTCATTCACACCAACAGTGTCAAGTACAATG gACCTGATAGTCCTTACACCAGAACAGCTCTGGAAATTGTAAacgtctgtaagcagactctaGCAGAG TATGACGAACACCTTACTCAACTGGAAAAGGACATCTCTACTGCTAAAGAAGCTGCTCTGGATGCTGCAGACCTTGAGAGCTTAGACCCCTTGACCCCTGGACCGTACACACCTCAG ccTGATGTGTGTGAGAACAGTGTGTCTGTGAGTTTGCAGGGAGATTCTAGTCTGTTAGCTGAGGCTACGCTAATCCCTCCCACCCCTGAGAAAAGAGGGGGGCAG GGTCGTCACGGCAGAGGCCGAATGGGCGAGGATGAGTCTGATGTGGACATTGAAGGATTTGAGGAAGATGATGATGGCAAACCTAAAACACCTGCTCCG GCTGAAGAGGGTGATctggatgatgaagatgaggaggatgatgaagatgatctCCTAATGCGGCCCCAGAGGCGTATGCATAGggatgaggaggaggaagaggatgatGAAATCTCCAGCCGGCCAGCACAGGCCAGTGTGCTCTACCAGGATCTGCTGATGTCAGATGCAGAAGACGACGCTAGCGAGGAGGAAGGCGATAATCCATTCTcct CTATCCAACTGTCAGAGAGTGGCAGTGACAGTGATGCTGAACTGGGGCATCAGGAGAGCACCCGGATTGGACTAGAGCAGGAAGAGAGCATGATGTCTTATGAGGGGGAGGGACCTGATGGGGTAACGCACATGGATGACAGCAATGTCAG CTATGGCAGCTATGATGATGGAGACAGTCAGATGCATAGGCATGTGTCCAGCCCCAGGACAGGAGAACGAGATGGAGAGGAGGTGTACGGGATTagtgaagaggaagaggaggaggaagatgaACGGAGACGAGGTCCTAGTGTTCTCACACAGGCACAGCtcagtgatgatgatgaggacaGTGAAGAATTCAGATCCGTTGGAGGAGACAGTGACATGGATTCTGACAACTAA